Proteins encoded by one window of Mesorhizobium sp. INR15:
- the rplP gene encoding 50S ribosomal protein L16, protein MLQPKRTKFRKQFKGRIHGTAKGGTNLDFGGFGLKALEPNRVTAREIEAARRAITREMKRAGRVWIRIFPDVPVTSKPTEVRMGKGKGAVDYWAARVKPGRIMFEIDGVNEETAREALRLGAAKLSVRTRFVQRIAE, encoded by the coding sequence ATGCTGCAGCCAAAGCGCACAAAGTTCCGCAAGCAGTTCAAGGGCCGTATCCATGGTACCGCAAAGGGCGGTACCAATCTGGATTTCGGCGGTTTCGGGCTGAAGGCGCTTGAGCCGAACCGCGTCACCGCACGTGAGATCGAGGCGGCCCGCCGCGCGATCACCCGTGAAATGAAGCGTGCCGGCCGCGTCTGGATCCGTATTTTCCCAGACGTGCCGGTCACTTCGAAGCCGACCGAAGTCCGCATGGGCAAGGGCAAGGGCGCTGTCGATTACTGGGCGGCGCGCGTCAAGCCGGGCCGCATCATGTTCGAGATCGACGGCGTCAATGAAGAAACCGCCCGTGAGGCGCTGCGTCTCGGCGCGGCCAAGCTCTCGGTCAGGACGCGCTTCGTACAGCGCATCGCAGAATAA